A section of the Pochonia chlamydosporia 170 chromosome 2, whole genome shotgun sequence genome encodes:
- a CDS encoding RNA polymerase-associated protein CTR9 (similar to Coccidioides immitis RS XP_001242334.1): MATVANGTTNGVTNGDRPAGPVSTRFSDIPSAIDIPVQGDQEDEAVEIDLEDLLDDPTELCTLFENERAAKTYWMTVALAYAKQKKIDHAIEMLIRGSGSIQSNSSNPRDKVSMICCLCWMYLWKSREAPRVAPDGVRVSEAKTKEYYLQLATSSLNDAARLNPSFPPIFLARGVLLLLRASLQAPSKTAGGIGSEKNELLKTAVKSFDDALRVSQGKNMLALMGKARAYFSMHKYPDALATYQDVLQKMPDLVDPDPRIGIGCCFWQLGFKEDAKVAWERSMEINPESKIANILLGLFYLDASGHVPVNSDEFLKLYRRAMTEYTQKSFKLDKEVPITCSTFAGYFLSRKAWDNADKLAHKAIQYTDVNAIASDGWYLLARKAHYAGDTEKASDYYRRADDARGGADTGYLPAKFGVAQLSVLKQDLGEAKLRLEKMIQQSKNHEAMILLGTLYAEEIFASQKSDSKEDKSAEMKKAITLLEGVRNAWKDPKRTIAPDASVLLNLARLYELDQPEKALQCLQQVEQLEMDQIPESERPVDTEDEANAQAELRKLLPPQLLNNIGCFHSQAEKHELASEMFEAALSACMRIGEKEPSMDTDALVSSISFNLGRSYESRGLTDKAIEVYDGLLARHDDYTDARTRLAYIKLRKNPNKEGPDAVAKLYQENTSDLEVRALYGWYLGKVHSRKRPANIAEDPEFRHYKHTLQNYDKHDRYALIGMGNLYLLQAREMRRETDSDKQKRSVIYGKAVEFFEKALSLDPKNAYAAQGVAIALVEDKKDYKTALAIFNKVRETVRESHVYVNLGHVFAELRQYSKAIEHYEIALTKDGKTNDPVILSCLGRTWLNRGRTEKDIDAYSKALECAQKALEAAPDQVHYKFNVAFVQIQLVTTIQNLPENRRSSEQLETAAAGLEAAIESLDTIATLPQTPYPKHDIEQRANMARNTLRKQLERAIAKQKEWEEKNKEKIQAAKEQREAELKRREQQRQLVLEKERERQDKIRKEREAIAARDRALAEQRAEEERQKAEAELTTDSETGEKVKRKRKPAPRASGEGKTKKTPKKKKADRDEDDSEEESHTKKRRRLTKKESSKFKSAEIVVDSDEDDDDDDALERAERDMEREGTPASEGDDDAVEKMDVDEEDQPAHSGGEDEDDAGPRSKRSRRGRVVEESEEEEE, from the exons ATGGCGACCGTTGCCAATGGAACGACAAATGGTGTGACCAACGGCGATCGACCAGCCGGCCCGGTCAGTACTCGATTCTCAGACATCCCGTCCGCCATTGATATTCCCGTGCAAggagaccaagaagatgaagccgTCGAAATCGATCTCGAAGACCTCTTGGATGACCCTACCGAGCTTTGCACTCTTTTCGAGAACGAGCGAGCCGCGAAAACGTATTGGATGACTGTTGCGCTGGCGTATGCGAAACAGAAAAAGATTGACCATGCCATCGAAATGCTCATCCGAGGCAGCGGCTCCATccagagcaacagcagcaacccGCGCGATAAAGTCAGCATGATttgctgcttgtgctggaTGTACCTATGGAAGAGTCGTGAAGCACCGCGTGTTGCGCCAGATGGCGTACGAGTCTCCGAGGCCAAGACGAAAGAATATTACCTCCAGCTGGCTACCTCGTCGTTGAACGACGCAGCCCGGCTGAACCCATCGTTTCCGCCTATTTTTCTTGCCCGTGGTGTTCTGTTACTGTTGCGCGCATCACTTCAGGCCCCTTCCAAGACGGCAGGAGGAATAGGCTCTGAGAAGAACGAACTGCTTAAGACGGCAGTCAAGTCTTTTGACGATGCGCTCCGAGTCTCGCAAGGCAAAAATATGCTGGCCCTTATGGGCAAGGCAAGAGCATACTTCTCCATGCACAAGTATCCAGATGCTTTGGCGACATATCAGGATGTTTTGCAAAAGATGCCCGATCTGGTTGACCCTGATCCACGAATTGGCATTGGGTGTTGCTTTTGGCAACTGGGATTCAAGGAGGATGCCAAGGTGGCATGGGAACGAAGTATGGAGATCAACCCCGAATCGAAAATTGCCAACATCTTACTCGGCCTCTTCTATCTCGACGCCAGCGGTCATGTTCCGGTCAACAGCGACGAATTCTTGAAACTCTACAGGCGAGCCATGACGGAATACACTCAGAAATCGTTCAAGCTGGATAAAGAGGTTCCCATCACTTGCTCTACCTTTGCTGGTTACTTTTTGTCTCGCAAGGCATGGGACAACGCCGACAAACTGGCGCACAAGGCCATTCAATATACCGACGTCAACGCCATTGCTAGTGATGGGTGGTATCTGCTGGCTAGAAAGGCTCACTATGCTGGGGATACGGAAAAGGCCAGCGACTATTATCGTCGTGCAGATGATGCTCGTGGAGGTGCAGATACGGGCTACCTCccggccaagtttggtgtgGCTCAGCTGTCTGTGTTGAAGCAAGATTTAGGCGAAGCTAAGCTTCgtctggagaagatgattcAACAGTCCAAGAACCACGAGGCCATGATTCTGTTGGGAACGCTCTACGCAGAAGAGATATTTGCTAGCCAGAAGAGTGACAGTAAAGAGGACAAATCTGcagagatgaagaaggccatcACTCTCTTGGAAGGCGTTCGCAACGCGTGGAAGGACCCGAAGCGTACGATTGCCCCCGACGCCTCTGTTCTCCTCAATCTGGCTCGGTTATATGAACTGGATCAACCTGAGAAGGCATTGCAGTGTCTTCAGCAGGTTGAACAGCTTGAGATGGACCAAATTCCAGAGTCAGAGCGTCCCGTAGACACAGAAGACGAAGCAAATGCACAAGCAGAATTGAGGAAGCTTCTCCCTCCCCAGCTTCTGAACAATATTGGCTGCTTCCATTCTCAAGCCGAGAAGCACGAGTTGGCCAGTGAGATGTTCGAGGCCGCACTCAGCGCATGCATGCGAATTGGCGAAAAGGAACCCAGCATGGATACGGATGCTTTGGTTTCGTCAATTAGCTTCAACCTCGGTAGGAGCTACGAATCAAGGGGTTTGACGGACAAGGCAATCGAGGTTTATGACGGCCTGTTGGCTCGTCATGACGACTACACCGACGCGCGTACTAGATTGGCGTATATCAAACTGCGGAAGAACCCTAATAAGGAAGGACCAGATGCAGTCGCCAAGCTGTACCAGGAGAACACTAGTGACTTGGAAGTTCGAGCTCTATATGGTTGGTACCTTGGCAAGGTACATTCCAGAAAACGGCCGGCAAACATTGCAGAGGACCCTGAATTTCGCCACTACAAGCACACATTGCAAAATTATGACAAGCATGATCGGTATGCTCTCATTGGCATGGGCAACTTATACTTGCTGCAGGCCAGAGAGATGCGTCGTGAGACGGATTCAGATAAGCAGAAGCGAAGCGTCATCTATGGCAAGGCCGTGGAGTTTTTCGAAAAGGCCCTTTCACTAGATCCCAAGAATGCCTATGCGGCTCAAGGTGTGGCTATTGCTCTGGTGGAAGACAAAAAGGACTACAAGACAGCCCTCGCAATCTTCAATAAGGTTCGAGAAACAGTGAGGGAGTCCCATGTCTATGTCAACCTGGGGCACGTCTTTGCGGAATTAAGGCAATACTCGAAGGCAATTGAGCACTACGAAATTGCTCTCaccaaggatggcaaaaCCAACGACCCGGTtatcttgtcttgtctggggCGTACGTGGCTGAATAGAGGTCGCACGGAGAAGGACATTGATGCCTACAGTAAAGCCCTCGAGTGTGCCCAAAAG GCCCTGGAAGCCGCACCGGACCAAGTACATTACAAATTCAACGTGGCCTTTGTGCAAATCCAGCTGGTTACCACGATTCAAAACCTACCTGAGAATAGAAGAAGCTCCGAGCAGCTAGAGACGGCCGCCGCGGGTCTCGAGGCCGCAATCGAATCCCTCGACACCATTGCCACCCTTCCCCAAACTCCCTACCCCAAGCACGACATCGAACAACGTGCAAACATGGCACGTAACACCCTCCGCAAACAGCTCGAGCGAGCCATTGCCAAGCAAAAGGAGTGGGAAGAGAAGAACAAAGAGAAGATCCAAGCGGCCAAGGAGCAGCGTGAGGCCGAACTCAAGCGTCGCGAGCAACAACGCCAATTGGTCCTCGAGAAGGAGCGCGAGCGTCAAGACAAGATCCGCAAGGAacgagaagccatcgccGCCCGAGACCGAGCCCTCGCCGAGCAACgtgctgaagaagagcgccAAAAGGCAGAGGCGGAATTGACCACCGACTCCGAGACAGGTGAAAAGGTCAAGCGGAAGCGTAAGCCCGCGCCGCGCGCATCCGGCGAAGGaaagaccaagaagacacccaagaagaagaaggcggacCGTGACGAGGACGACTCAGAAGAAGAGTCGCATACCAAGAAACGACGACGTCTTACCAAGAAGGAGTCATCTAAATTCAAATCTGCAGAGATTGTTGTCGAcagtgatgaagatgatgacgacgacgacgcctTGGAACGAGCGGAGCGAGACATGGAGCGCGAAGGGACGCCCGCGTCGGAAGGAGATGACGATGCGGTTGAGAAGATGGAcgttgatgaggaggaccAGCCTGCTCATAGTGgtggcgaagatgaagacgatgctgGTCCACGGTCTAAGCGTTCGAGAAGGGGACGGGTTGTGGAGGAaagcgaggaggaggaagagtaG
- a CDS encoding sorting nexin-41 (similar to Aspergillus terreus NIH2624 XP_001208771.1) has protein sequence MWNDEDNNPYGTSFDRRDSQTSSSINPTSPTSRDYRSFDAPRTPTSGSEDDEPVFSQASVATRRESHHDVPPQDEPVQKRKPGGYTSRIEQILYENPNMPILITDAGKSLESGGRYIVYTIRTGDLEVRRRYSEFASLRDALTRLHPTLIIPPIPEKHTMADYAAKPTSAKQDQQIIDLRKRMLAVFLNRCRRMDAIRDDGVWWRFLDPNASWSEVLHSHPVSSIPKSILKAPPLDTANPTPAHNFLPVPSSSAKLKTTAGTTYDINPSVPQTGTHVIGRFPPDSTTQSEQDLDPYFISYEASIKELEQLLMGPMEKVNRRTLSHLSSLAADLCELGSRYNAFALSEQAPSLGPAIERVGQAADLSYIATEELAGSLGASFAEPMRENAQFAGVVKSVLRYRVLKRVQQDLTTEELAKKRGLLEQLEQSEAEARRIEQYLSSSQQLSPPPKRSASLKEPSTQARRDTGQDDTESIDSDFPPTHGDFPPSTPSASQGLPERSATYTDTIGKTRESIGQLEQAQVVSEQDVKEASASVLKDLKRFQKDKEDDLRRYMLAYAKSQIEWAKKSKQQWEEARAEVEKIDEN, from the exons atgtGGAACGACGAGGATAACAATCCCTACGGGACCAGCTTCGACCGCCGCGACTCGCAGACGTCATCCTCCATAAATCCGACCTCACCAACCTCTCGAGACT ATCGCTCTTTCGACGCTCCCCGGACACCCACATCAGgcagcgaagatgatgagccTGTATTCAGCCAAGCCTCGGTCGCAACACGCCGCGAGAGTCACCACGATGTACCACCTCAGGATGAGCCCGTGCAAAAGCGAAAGCCTGGAGGCTATACCAGCCGAATCGAGCAGATTCTCTATGAAAATCCCAACATGCCAATTCTAATCACCGATGCTGGCAAGAGTCTGGAAAGTGGTGGTCGATACATAGTGTACACCATCCGAACCGGG GATTTAGAAGTTCGACGACGTTACTCCGAGTTCGCGTCGCTAAGAGATGCTCTCACCCGGCTGCATCCCACCCTCATTATCCCGCCAATTCCTGAGAAGCACACCATGGCCGATTACGCTGCCAAACCAACCAGTGCCAAGCAAGATCAGCAAATAATAGACCTTCGAAAGCGAATGTTGGCAGTCTTCTTGAACCGCTGTCGCCGCATGGACGCTATCCGAGAcgatggcgtctggtggaGGTTTCTCGATCCCAATGCTAGCTGG AGCGAGGTGCTCCATTCCCATCCCGTTTCTTCCATCCCCAAATCCATCCTCAAGGCTCCCCCGCTGGATACCGCGAATCCGACACCAGCGCATAATTTCCTCCCAGTCCCTTCCAGCTCAGCCAAGCTCAAGACGACTGCCGGAACGACATATGACATCAACCCCTCCGTGCCACAGACGGGGACACACGTCATTGGCCGTTTCCCGCCGGATTCCACCACGCAGAGCGAACAGGATCTAGACCCTTACTTCATTTCCTACGAGGCTTCCatcaaggagctggagcagcttCTAATGGGACCTATGGAGAAGGTCAATCGCCGAACTCTTTCACATCTTTCATCCCTTGCGGCAGATCTCTGCGAGCTGGGCTCGCGCTACAACGCGTTTGCATTGTCTGAACAAGCTCCTTCCCTCGGCCCGGCAATTGAGCGAGTCGGTCAGGCTGCTGACTTGTCATACATTGCCACCGAGGAATTGGCTGGGTCCCTCGGTGCAAGCTTTGCTGAACCAATGAGGGAGAATGCCCAGTTTGCTGGCGTCGTCAAGAGTGTGCTAAGATACAGAGTACTCAAAAGAGTCCAGCAGGATCTCACAACAGAAGAGCTAGCTAAGAAGAGGGGCCTGTTGGAACAGCTGGAACAAAGTGAGGCGGAAGCAAGACGAATCGAACAATATCTGTCAAGCAGTCAACAAttgtcgccgccgccgaagcGATCAGCTAGTCTGAAAGAGCCGTCCACTCAAGCGAGACGCGATACGGGACAAGATGACACCGAATCCATTGACTCAGACTTTCCCCCAACGCATGGAGATTTCCCGCCATCGACACCTTCAGCCAGCCAGGGCCTTCCCGAGCGGAGTGCTA CGTACACCGACACCATCGGCAAAACGCGGGAATCGATTGGTCAACTCGAGCAAGCCCAAGTGGTCTCGGAGCAGGATGTCAAGGAGGCGAGTGCTAGCGTGCTAAAAGATCTCAAGAGATTCCAGAAAGACAAGGAAGATGATTTGAGACGATACATG CTTGCATACGCGAAAAGTCAAATCGAATGGGCTAAGAAGAGCAAACAACAGTGGGAAGAAGCTCGAGCTGAAGTTGAGAAGATAGATGAAAACTAG
- a CDS encoding nitrate reductase (similar to Cordyceps militaris CM01 XP_006667854.1), translated as MASNTKDSLLSRHYIDYVYVPAALLVVGTLIVKKEWVPYSAALAVLLGAYNFWNFQIKKVLKPDVFQEFELEEKTVISHNVAIYRFKLPSSKSILGLPIGQHISIGAPLKQQDGTTKEIVRSYTPISGDHQPGFFDLLIKSYPQGNISKHMASLVVGQTIRVRGPKGAFVYTPNMVRHFGMIAGGTGITPMLQIIRAIVRGRADGDKTQVDLIFANVTPQDILLREDLDALTKEDSGIRIHYVLDNPPEGWTGGVGYVTGEMITNWLPKPAEDVKVLLCGPPPMVSGLKKTTESLGYKKARPVSKLEDQVFAF; from the exons ATGGCTTCCAACACCAAGGACTCGTTACTGTCGCGCCACTACATCGACTACGTCTATGTCCCGGCTGCTcttctcgtcgtcggcaCCCTGATTGTCAAGAAGGAATGGGTTCCGTACTCGGCCGCCCTGGCCGTCCTGCTCGGCGCCTACAACTTCTGGAACTTTC AGATTAAAAAGGTTCTCAAGCCCGATGTTTTCCAGGAATTCGAGCTGGAGGAAAAGACTGTCATCTCCCACAACGTCGCCAT CTACCGCTTCAAGCTCCCCTCCTCCAAGTCTATCCTCGGCCTCCCCATCGGTCAGCACATCTCGATCGGCGCTCCTCTCAAGCAGCAAGATGGCACCACCAAGGAGATTGTGCGCTCGTATACCCCCATCTCCGGCGACCACCAGCCCGGCTTCTTTGATCTGTTGATCAAGTCGTACCCCCAGGGCAATATCTCCAAGCACATGGCTTCTCTCGTCGTCGGGCAGACCATCCGCGTCCGTGGCCCCAAGGGCGCCTTCGTCTACACCCCCAACATGGTCCGCCACTTTGGCATGATTGCCGGCGGCACTGGCATCACTCCTATGCTCCAGATCATCCGTGCTATTGTCCGCGGCCGAGCCGACGGCGACAAGACTCAGGTCGACCTGATCTTTGCCAACGTGACTCCCCAGGATATTCTCCTTAGGGAGGACCTCGATGCTTTGACCAAGGAGGACAGCGGTATCCGCATTCACTACGTCTTGGATAACCCTCCCGAGGGCTGgactggtggtgttggctaCGTCACCGGCGAGATGATTACT AATTGGCTCCCCAAGCCAGCCGAAGACGTCAAGGTTCTCCTCTGCGGTCCTCCTCCCATGGTTAGCGGCCTGAAGAAGACGACCGAGAGTCTCGGATACAAGAAGGCTCGCCCCGTCAGCAAGCTCGAGGACCAGGTCTTTGCTTTCTAA
- a CDS encoding mRNA capping enzyme alpha subunit (similar to Cordyceps militaris CM01 XP_006667851.1) — protein MEQPTEGPIPSIAEPGVKASGPLLYTMRKEVAELLGRHQTGFPGAQPVSFARQHLDELQKQDYYVCEKSDGIRYLLYSTADEEGGEAHYLIDRKNDYWFLTNRNLHFPLENNTQAFHTATLVDGELVWDALPNGKKEPRFLVFDCLVMDGNKLMDRTLDKRLAYFKERLYLPYKKLFKEYPDELKFQPFFVEMKPFQLAYGIEMMFKQVLPSLKHGNDGLIFTCRNTAYKHGTDPHIVKWKPPEENTIDFRLKLTFPLVEPDEWERKEGITEPFIDYDSVPKSELTIFMGDSGPDKYERFDNLYLTEEEWETLKGLNDPLNDRIVECNQDDQGRWRLLRFRDDKSEANHKSTVNSVLESINDRVSEKDLYRNAGPIRDSWKARQARSNQERRDR, from the exons ATGGAGCAACCGACCGAGGGGCCTATTCCGTCGATAGCAGAGCCCGGCGTCAAAGCTTCAGGGCCACTGCTGTACACCATGAGAAAAGAGGTGGCAGAGTTGCTAggaagacaccagactggcttCCCGGGAGCTCAGCCTGTCAGTTTTGCGAGACAGCATCTCGACGAACTGCAGAAGCAAGA CTACTATGTTTGCGAAAAGTCGGACGGCATTCGGTACTTGCTCTACTCCACtgccgacgaagaaggcggcgaagCGCACTACCTCATCGACCGCAAAAACGACTACTGGTTCCTCACCAACAGGAACCTACACTTTCCTCTGGAAAACAATACGCAGGCTTTCCACACGGCCACCCTGGTAGACGGGGAGCTGGTGTGGGACGCCCTCCCCAACGGCAAGAAAGAGCCGCGCTTCCTTGTGTTTGACTGCCTGGTAATGGATGGAAACAAGCTCATGGACCGAACCCTCGACAAAAGACTGGCCTATTTCAAGGAGCGATTGTACCTGCCATATAAGAAACTCTTCAAAGAGTATCCTGATGAGCTGAAATTCCAGCCCTTCTTCGTGGAGATGAAGCCGTTTCAGCTAGCCTACGGAATCGAAATGATGTTCAAGCAGGTCCTTCCCAGTCTAAAGCATGGCAACGATGGATTGATTTTCACATGTCGCAATACAGCGTACAAACACGGCACGGACCCTCATATTGTGAAGTGGAAGCCTCCGGAAGAAAACACCATCGATTTCCGACTCAAGCTGACATTCCCGCTGGTTGAGCCCGACGAatgggaaagaaaagagggCATCACTGAGCCATTCATTGATTACGACAGCGTTCCAAAGTCGGAGCTAACGATCTTTATGGGAGATAGCGGACCAGATAAGTACGAGCGCTTTGATAATTTGTACCTGACGGAGGAGGAGTGGGAGACTCTAAAAGGGTTGAACGATCCTCTGAACGATCGTATCGTCGAGTGTAATCAGGATGATCAAGGACGCTGGCGATTGCTTCGCTTCAGGGACGACAAGAGCGAGGCCAATCACAAGAGCACGGTCAATAGCGTCCTGGAAAGCATCAACGACCGTGTCTCGGAGAAGGATTTGTATAGAAATGCTGGCCCCATTAGAGATAGTTGGAAGGCGAGGCAGGCACGGTCGAACCAGGAACGTCGCGATCGATAG